Proteins found in one Dermacentor silvarum isolate Dsil-2018 chromosome 8, BIME_Dsil_1.4, whole genome shotgun sequence genomic segment:
- the LOC119461188 gene encoding cytochrome P450 2J2-like isoform X2 produces the protein MPKVGIWQCVITALIVALGAPLLHYLWFLLRRIFQRDLPPGPLGLPLLGYLPFMTKDGHRDIEALRQKYGNVFGLHLGFRYVVFLCDFGSIKEALSNDVLLNRAQEFPLNVHEKSQSMILANGPRWREQRRFTMRTFRTLISTTQALETHIHDELSNLVRELASRKGEPVAIMSLLTSSTSNVITALMYGRRYEYGSPERVELDELAEGIPSLAAQMSAINFFPWLRRVLSMLRIGPCGRLRSAMLQRDRFSETLIGLHEKTYQDGLVRDYIDGFLGEMRRPEQEKKTFTRDVLRSNASSFFGAGSETVRSAIEWLLVMCAAKPEMQKRIRAEIDVVLGQSGQGSRVLWEDRGRMPYTQAFIWEMMRCEPINPFGLMRSANEDTKISGYCHSARQRRGAFAYVHFLRRLLLGGPGSFPTRALLGRRRDPSQQTGEADRLLIRQAFVSRGVDRQHGDVHLSYIYPAALHRRGAF, from the exons GCTGCGGAGGATATTTCAACGTGATCTGCCGCCTGGACCGCTAGGCCTGCCCCTTCTCGGCTACCTACCCTTCATGACCAAGGACGGACATCGGGACATCGAGGCGCTCAGGCAGAAGTACGGCAACGTGTTCGG ACTCCACTTGGGTTTCCGGTATGTGGTCTTTTTGTGCGACTTCGGCTCCATAAAGGAGGCTCTCTCGAACGACGTGCTGCTCAACCGGGCCCAAGAGTTCCCGCTCAACGTCCACGAGAAATCTCAAA GCATGATTCTGGCCAACGGGCCACGGTGGAGGGAACAGCGCCGGTTCACGATGAGGACATTCAGGACACTGATCAGTACAACGCAGGCTCTCGAGACGCATATACAC GACGAACTGTCGAACTTGGTTCGTGAGTTGGCGTCCCGCAAGGGCGAACCCGTGGCCATCATGTCGCTGTTGACGTCCAGCACGTCCAACGTCATCACGGCGTTGATGTACGGCCGGAGGTACGAGTATGGCAGCCCCGAGCGCGTCGAGCTGGACGAGCTCGCCGAAGGGATCCCATCGCTGGCGGCCCAGATGTCGGCTATCAACTTCTTCCCGTGGCTGCGCAGAGTGCTCTCCATGCTTCGCATAGGACCCTGCGGGAGGCTCAGGAGCGCCATGCTGCAGAGGGATCGCTTCTCAGA GACCCTAATAGGCCTTCACGAGAAAACTTATCAGGATGGCCTGGTTCGTGACTACATTGATGGTTTTCTCGGTGAGATGCGACGACCAGAGCAAGAAAAGAAGACTTTCACGC GAGACGTGCTCAGGAGCAACGCGTCGTCCTTCTTCGGAGCCGGGAGCGAGACCGTGCGCTCCGCCATAGAATGGTTGCTGGTGATGTGTGCCGCCAAGCCTGAGATGCAGAAGCGCATAAGGGCCGAGATCGACGTCGTGCTCGGTCAAAGCGGCCAAGGTTCTCGCGTCCTGTGGGAAGACCGCGGCAGGATGCCGTACACGCAGGCCTTCATCTGGGAGATGATGCGCTGCGAGCCAATCAACCCTTTCGGCCTCATGCGAAG TGCCAACGAGGACACGAAAATAAGCGGCTACTGCCATTCCGCGAGGCAGCGTCGTGGTGCCTTCGCTTATGTCCATTTTCTACGACGCCTCCTTCTGGGAGGACCCGGAAGTTTTCCGACCCGAGCGCTTCTTGGTCGACGGAGGGACCCGAGCCAGCAAACCGGAGAGGCTGATCGCCTTCTCATACG GCAAGCGTTCGTGTCCCGGGGAGTTGATCGCCAACATGGAGACGTTCATCTTTCTTACATCTATCCTGCAGCACTTCATCGTCGAGGCGCCTTCTAG
- the LOC119461188 gene encoding cytochrome P450 2J6-like isoform X5, whose product MPKVGIWQCVITALIVALGAPLLHYLWFLLRRIFQRDLPPGPLGLPLLGYLPFMTKDGHRDIEALRQKYGNVFGLHLGFRYVVFLCDFGSIKEALSNDVLLNRAQEFPLNVHEKSQSMILANGPRWREQRRFTMRTFRTLISTTQALETHIHDELSNLVRELASRKGEPVAIMSLLTSSTSNVITALMYGRRYEYGSPERVELDELAEGIPSLAAQMSAINFFPWLRRVLSMLRIGPCGRLRSAMLQRDRFSETLIGLHEKTYQDGLVRDYIDGFLGEMRRPEQEKKTFTRDVLRSNASSFFGAGSETVRSAIEWLLVMCAAKPEMQKRIRAEIDVVLGQSGQGSRVLWEDRGRMPYTQAFIWEMMRCEPINPFGLMRRQAFVSRGVDRQHGDVHLSYIYPAALHRRGAF is encoded by the exons GCTGCGGAGGATATTTCAACGTGATCTGCCGCCTGGACCGCTAGGCCTGCCCCTTCTCGGCTACCTACCCTTCATGACCAAGGACGGACATCGGGACATCGAGGCGCTCAGGCAGAAGTACGGCAACGTGTTCGG ACTCCACTTGGGTTTCCGGTATGTGGTCTTTTTGTGCGACTTCGGCTCCATAAAGGAGGCTCTCTCGAACGACGTGCTGCTCAACCGGGCCCAAGAGTTCCCGCTCAACGTCCACGAGAAATCTCAAA GCATGATTCTGGCCAACGGGCCACGGTGGAGGGAACAGCGCCGGTTCACGATGAGGACATTCAGGACACTGATCAGTACAACGCAGGCTCTCGAGACGCATATACAC GACGAACTGTCGAACTTGGTTCGTGAGTTGGCGTCCCGCAAGGGCGAACCCGTGGCCATCATGTCGCTGTTGACGTCCAGCACGTCCAACGTCATCACGGCGTTGATGTACGGCCGGAGGTACGAGTATGGCAGCCCCGAGCGCGTCGAGCTGGACGAGCTCGCCGAAGGGATCCCATCGCTGGCGGCCCAGATGTCGGCTATCAACTTCTTCCCGTGGCTGCGCAGAGTGCTCTCCATGCTTCGCATAGGACCCTGCGGGAGGCTCAGGAGCGCCATGCTGCAGAGGGATCGCTTCTCAGA GACCCTAATAGGCCTTCACGAGAAAACTTATCAGGATGGCCTGGTTCGTGACTACATTGATGGTTTTCTCGGTGAGATGCGACGACCAGAGCAAGAAAAGAAGACTTTCACGC GAGACGTGCTCAGGAGCAACGCGTCGTCCTTCTTCGGAGCCGGGAGCGAGACCGTGCGCTCCGCCATAGAATGGTTGCTGGTGATGTGTGCCGCCAAGCCTGAGATGCAGAAGCGCATAAGGGCCGAGATCGACGTCGTGCTCGGTCAAAGCGGCCAAGGTTCTCGCGTCCTGTGGGAAGACCGCGGCAGGATGCCGTACACGCAGGCCTTCATCTGGGAGATGATGCGCTGCGAGCCAATCAACCCTTTCGGCCTCATGCGAAG GCAAGCGTTCGTGTCCCGGGGAGTTGATCGCCAACATGGAGACGTTCATCTTTCTTACATCTATCCTGCAGCACTTCATCGTCGAGGCGCCTTCTAG